One window from the genome of Anser cygnoides isolate HZ-2024a breed goose chromosome 8, Taihu_goose_T2T_genome, whole genome shotgun sequence encodes:
- the ALDH9A1 gene encoding 4-trimethylaminobutyraldehyde dehydrogenase, which yields MVPRPLLQPLVPRLRRLLPGLAMSSATGSFSLQQPLNYRGGARLQPADGGQVEEVYEPATGRVIAKLLCSGEKEVDLAVQSAKAAFKVWSQMSGMERCRVLLEAARIIREQRDEIATLETINNGKSIFEARADIDVSWQCLEYYAGLAGSLAGEHIQLPGGSFGYTRREPLGVCAGIGAWNYPFQIACWKAAPALACGNAMVFKPSPFTPISVVRLAEIFTQAGMPKGLFNVVQGGVATGQFLCHHPDVAKISFTGSVPTGVKIMEMAAKGIKPVTLELGGKSPLIIFSDCALENAVNGALMANFLTQGEVCCNGTRVFVERKILDTFTKEVVKRTQKIKVGDPLLEDTRMGALINRPHLDRVQNFIKQAKEQGAQVLCGGDLYVPDDPKLKNGFYMRPCVLGNCTDDMTCVKEEIFGPVMSILPFDTEEEVVERANNTKFGLAGGVFTRDIQKAHRVVAALNAGMCFINNYNVSPVELPFGGYKASGFGRENGRAAIEYYSQLKTVCVEMGDVESVF from the exons ATGGTGCCGcggcccctgctgcagcccctcgtGCCCCGGCTCCGCCGCCTGCTGCCCGGCCTCGCCATGAGCAGCGCCACCGGCTccttctccctgcagcagcccctcaaCTACCGGGGGGGAGCCCGGCTGCAGCCCGCCGACGGTGGGCAGGTGGAGGAGGTGTACGAGCCGGCCACAG GCCGAGTGATAGCCAAGCTGCTGTGCTCCGGGGAGAAGGAGGTGGACCTGGCCGTGCAGAGCGCGAAGGCTGCCTTTAAAGTATGGAGCCAAATGTCGGGCATGGAGCGGTGccgggtgctgctggaggccgCCAGAATTATTCGG GAACAGAGAGACGAAATTGCCACCTTGGAAACCATCAACAATGGGAAATCCATCTTTGAAGCCAGAGCGGACATTGACGTATCCTGGCAGTGCCTGGAGTATTACGCAGGGCTGGCAGGATCTCTAGCTG GTGAACACATCCAGCTTCCTGGGGGATCCTTTGGGTACACTCGCAGAGAGCCCCTGGGTGTGTGCGCTGGGATCGGAGCCTGGAATTACCCTTTCCAGATTGCCTGCTGGAAGGCTGCCCCGGCCCTGGCTTGCG GCAACGCGATGGTCTTCAAGCCCTCTCCCTTCACTCCCATTTCGGTGGTGAGGCTGGCAGAGATCTTCACTCAGGCCGGTATGCCCAAGGGGCTCTTCAACGTGGTGCAGGGCGGGGTGGCCACAGGCCAGTTCCTCTGTCACCACCCCGATGTGGCCAAAATCTCTTTCACTGGCAGCGTGCCGACTGGCGTCAAG ATCATGGAGATGGCAGCTAAAGGGATCAAACCCGTCACCTTGGAGCTGGGAGGCAAATCCCCCCTTATCATCTTTTCGGACTGCGCCCTGGAGAACGCCGTGAACGGAGCCCTCATGGCCAACTTCCTCACGCAGGGCGAG GTGTGCTGCAACGGCACGCGGGTGTTTGTGGAGCGGAAGATACTGGATACCTTCACAAAGGAGGTGGTGAAACGCACCCAGAAGATCAAAGTTGGAGACCCGCTTCTGGAAGACACCCGGATGGGGGCCCTCATCAACCGGCCCCACCTGGATCGTGTCCAGAACTTTATCAAGCAGGCGAAGGAGCAG GGTGCCCAGGTGCTGTGCGGTGGGGACCTTTACGTACCAGATGACCCGAAGCTGAAGAATGGCTTCTACATGCGCCCCTGTGTGCTAG GGAACTGCACCGATGACATGACGTGTGTGAAGGAAGAGATCTTCGGGCCTGTCATGTCCATTCTGCCGTTTGACACCGAGGAGGAGGTTGTGGAGAGAGCCAACAACACCAAGTTTGGCCTGGCAGGTGGCGTCTTCACCAG GGACATCCAGAAGGCTCACAGGGTCGTGGCTGCTCTTAATGCCGGGATGTGCTTCATTAACAACTACAACGTCAGCCCCGTGGAGCTGCCCTTCGGAGGATACAAGGCGTCAG GATTTGGCAGAGAGAACGGACGGGCGGCCATCGAGTACTACTCGCAGCTGAAGACGGTCTGCGTGGAGATGGGTGATGTGGAGTCCGTGTTTTAG
- the TMCO1 gene encoding calcium load-activated calcium channel yields MSTMFADTLLIVFISVCTALLAEGITWVLVYRTDKYKRLKAEVEKQSKKLEKKKETITESAGRQQKKKIERQEEKLKNNNRDLSMVRMKSMFAIGFCFTALMGMFNSIFDGRVVAKLPFIPLSYIQGLSHRNLLGEDYTDCSFIFLYILCTMSIRQNIQKMLGLAPSRAATKQAGGFLGPPPQAGKFS; encoded by the exons ATGAGCACCATGTTCGCCGACACCCTCCTCATCGTCTTCATCTCCGTCTGCACCGCGCTGCTGGCCGAGG GCATAACTTGGGTGCTGGTGTACCGAACAGACAAATACAAGAGATTAAAGGCTGAAgtggaaaaacagagcaaaaaat tggaaaagaagaaggaaacgATAACTGAATCAGCAGGCcgacagcagaaaaagaaaatag AGAGACAAGAGGAGAAACTGAAGAATAACAACAGGGACTTGTCAATG GTTCGGATGAAATCCATGTTTGCCATTGGCTTCTGCTTCACTGCCTTGATGGGAATGTTTAACTCCAT ATTTGATGGCCGAGTGGTGGCAAAGCTTCCCTTTATCCCCCTGTCATACATCCAGGGTTTGTCCCACCGCAACCTTCTGGGTGAGGATTACACTGACTGCTCCTTCATCTTCCTCTACATTCTTTGCACGATGTCCATCAGACAG AACATTCAGAAGATGCTCGGCCTTGCTCCGTCCCGGGCTGCCACCAAGCAAGCAGGGGGCTTCCTTGGCCCACCACCTCAGGCAGGGAAGTTTTCCTAA